Below is a genomic region from Rosa chinensis cultivar Old Blush chromosome 5, RchiOBHm-V2, whole genome shotgun sequence.
taaattagaCCGCCCTGATGAGGCGGTGGGGAAAATGAATGGACCAGATAGCACCGCAATAATTTTCAATTTCCTTAAATGATTTTTCATAATTCCAAAACTTTAGAAAATCTAACAATTACCTTGGGTGACcgaaaaaatttctgaaaattctcaCATACTTGCCGTGTTGAGTACTTTCATTATCAAACTCTTAAACTGAAGATTTCACATTgtgaaaagttaaaaaaaaaaaatttccaagcACTATTTTAGTTACCGAGATCTTGAAACAATTGCCGAACAATCTCATCTTAGCTTGAAAAGTTTTCCGAGGCTCACATAAAGCTCAGTTTCTTAAGTGTATGATCCTATTACTTCCTTGCCCTTTGAAACTTGTAGTGAAAAAAAATAGGATTATTAAGTTTTAGTCGGTTGACGTCATAACTATGatggaattttctgaattttgaacccgaagcctaaaataatagtttatcaaaaaaagaagttgcgaatgagcggttatgagcatattagttttatgtgttaTTTAGGGTTTAAGATTGACATAGTaaatcgagacccaaacgacgacaaAAACTGTTGAAATTTTGGCCACAACAATTTCTTATtaccatgataacatccaacggtcaattTGGATAAAATCAATCTCCTCCACCTTATTGCTTACAGAAGgtatatttttttatacaactaataaacaagttagatcacattaataggcatataaggattttgtgcgatccaaaaaatcaaaactggaaatcgataaatttgacactacctatctatttatagtgtattaataggtactgtgtaaaaaaattaacctgatCGGTTACCATTTCAACATCAAACAAAGTGGTCAACTATTTATACGCTTATAATTCTCTAAGGGGAGCCGAATCACAAAGAGACAAACTTCCCAAAAACTTTACATTCATTGACATAGCTCATATccatgagagtgtgagagctgatagataaaaaaaagaagctgcGAAAGATCAGTTGtcagcatattagttttatgtggtacttagggtttagggttgacctagtaCATCAAGACCCAAACGATGACGAAAacagctgaaattttgaccacaaTCATTTCTTCTTGTCAtaataacatccaacggtcgattttgataaaaccTATCTCCTTCATCTTGTTCCTGACGGgaggtatatatatttttttatacaactaataaactagttagacaacattagtaggcatataaagattttgtgcgataaaaaaaatcccaaatgaaaatcgataaatttaacatcacccatctatttatagcgtattattAGGTACTGTATAAAAAGATTGACTCGATCCACAGTCATTTTgacatcaaacaaagcggtCAACCATTTATACACTCATACTTTCCTAAGGGAGATAAACCACTAAGAGATGAACTTCTCTAAATTTTGACATTGGTTGATATAGCTCATACacatgagagtgtgagagctgacaaattgaaaaaagaagttgcgaAAGACCgtttatgagcatattagttttatgtagtacttagggtttagagttgacctAGTATATCAAGATCCAAATAACaatgaaaatagctgaaattttgaccatagcCATTTCTTCTTACCATGACAACATCCAATGGTCggttttgataaattatattttctccATCTTGTTCCTCATGGAAGGAATACTTTTCaatatacaactaataaacaagttagacagCATTAgcagacatataaggattttgtgctattcaaaaaattgaaactagaaatcgataaatttgacaatactcatctatttatatcGTGCTATTAGGTACtgtataaaaaaattaactccaTTTGCCGTCATTTTGATATCAAACAAAGTGGTCAACCCACTATACACTTATACTTTCCTAAGGGAAGCTAAACCACTAAGAGATGAACTTCCCTAAATTTTTATATTGGTTGATATTGCtaatacccatgagagtgtgagagctgacagatcgaaaaaagaagttgcgaCTGAGCAGTTAtgtgcatattagttttatatggtgtttagggttgacctagtagatcaagTCCCAAACAACGACGAatatagttgaaattttgaccataaccttTTCttattatcatgataacatccaacggtcgattttgataaattcaaTTTCCTCCACCTTATTCCTCATGAAAGGTATACTTTTTggaatacaactaataaacaagttagaccacattagtaggcatataaggattttgtgtgaTCACACCACAAGTCCTTTGTGAGCCCCGGAAGATATTAAAGGAGTGGAAGTGTAATTAGTCGAGGTTGAGTTATTGGTCTCGGTAATTATTATAAGGCTTGgaatttatttttgaaaattttcacgaaATGGGAGCTTCAAGTTAAGAGTCCAATATTAAAGTGCACGACATGATGAGCTCGTGAGAATTTTTTGGGAATTTTTCGGATACCTGAGCTTAATTTTATGAATTTTGGAAGCTTTGGAATTAAAGAAATTAGAAAATCTTCTTGGAGTGATCTGGACCGTCCATTTTCTCCCTACCACTGGATCTGGACCATTGATCTCAATTTAAATGGAGGAGGACCAACTGGCCAAGTCAGATGGGTCCAGAacagtcgagagagagagagagagagagagctaggaGCTCTCTGACCCAGAAACACGTCGCCGACCTGAGGGAGAAACCCGACCAGAACGTCGCCCTCCGGCCACCTCACAACGGTGCACTGGAGCCGTTCTCTTCGTATCTCCGTCGCCGACATGCCTGTGGTGGTGGATCGTCCATGCATGGATCGTGAAGGGAGATTCGAAGCTCGAAAGGTATGAAGATTTCCGGCGACGTCTTCTGCAAATTCCGGCGACCGATTTACTTGCATGTGGTATTTAAATCAGCCACCCTCTACACGTTAGACTAGTTAGTTTTGCAATTCGATCGATTTTTACTGATATGGTTTCTGGGTTGGTTTTGAGTTCGACGTTGTCACCAATGCCGGagacttttccggcgatcttCTGGGCTGTTCGAGGTATGAAACTTCTTATACTCGTCGCACACTACATGCTGGTATAattggttttcaaatttggtggAGTTCTGATGGATTGGCATTTTTGGGTGATGTCGGATTTCACTGTGATTCCGGTTTCCGGTGAAGATTTTGGAGTCTTTGATTCGTCTTTGATGGAAAACTCTGAACCTTGGGCTCGAAAGGGTGGTCGTTCAAGCTTAATCCGCAGCGTTCAACCTTGGGCTCGAAGACGACCCCTCCGGAACTTCTCTTTCCGGAGACGAAAAGGCGGCAAACCAGTACCTTTCGGCTCCTTTCTTCATCGTCGACGTCCTGGTGGTCTTGGATCATCCATTCGTcggatgaggaagaagaatcgAAATTAGAAAGCGTGGGGTTCTCCGGCGATTCTTATGCCTTTCGACAGCTCTAGCGACGTGTTGAGTTGCATGAGGTAGGAAAAATACTCCTCGTTGTTGTAGTCTACGTCATTGTATAATCATGCTTCGAGTTCGATCGAGTTTGGATCAatcttgttttggttggtttctgATGCCAACGCGGCTGTTGTCACCGGCGGCTGTTCTGGGTTCATTCCCGAAATGATGATCATCATCCTAGCTAGAACACTAATCGTGCTTGCCATGTGCTACAGCCTGCAGCCGCAGTAAAATGAGTTTAACTCAAGAGAGTTTTTTTTGGGATGCGTTAGACAAACGCCGCGTGCATAGCACGCACTGTTATCCCCAATTGGATACCCACCCGGGCTGGACGCCAGACGCTCTCATTATGTATATAATGTGTACTATGTAGTGAGTACTTTAATCTGATACAATCTAAATTCTAAAGTCACAACTAGACACAGGATgaggtgaaatgatgacaaACTTTTGATTACAACTTTCAATTATTTCATCCATTAGCTTATTATCCACAAtccaaggaaaaaagaaaagaaaactacaAAACGACCAGtccaagaaagaagaacaaaacttCACAATTACAAGCAATCTATTTGAAGAAAATGTAACTACTATCTCCTTGTCCTTGGAAAAAATGGCATCTGCATCTTCCTTGACAAATTTCACTATGTATAATATGTTGCTAATAACGACAACATTTGATAgctctctgaaaattttcaggtgTACTCGAAATATGGCATCAGATTTCGTTGAGGAAGGTGCAGTAAGAACTTTTTTCCACCGGCAAGATGAATTTTTTGTGAGCTGAAAATAATATAAGTTTCAACCAGCATTTGCTCATAGAACTCCACTTACATAGATCTTGTTGTAGAGGCATGGTGTCCCGGGCCAAACTTTGCAATGCGCAAAGAGGACCGTGCGACACTTGCTAGCAAGTaagtcagccaagtgagtaccttgcaaggaacaatgaaagccACACGATATTAAAATGGAGCTAGCGGCAAGAaagaacacaattatataaatGTTGGGCAACAAcgaagaacaatgaataatagaaagaaaagatcAATGAGTAATCTCATTGgacacagatgattgaataattcctcttttattgatggtaagacggtaagggaggcaaaagtacatgtgcttacctatactagtttTGTAGTCCGaactatgccgactaggaacCCCTCCCCAAAGAGCATATCGGACTTAAATGACTAAGGCCGTGAGAAACGTGCACTTGGccgatgatactaaatgctaaaataaaataaattacataagcAAAACACCCCATGCACACAAGCAACCAACCAAAGGCTTAACTAATGACCCTAGACAAGCTTGCTTGTGGCATTACAAGTGCGGCCCCTAATACAAGACATGGTGACAAACAATAAGAGGATTCTGTCAATTTAAATCTATATAGTTTAACTGCGAATTTCGCTGCCACTAAGAGCTGGTGGGGATGATGGTTCCGACGTAACCAAATCCACAGATCAAGAACGTGATGGTTTGGAGGAAAAGGTATATAAAGTACTTGTTCTTCCCATGTACATAATCGTAGCATCCGCAGAAGAACAGAAACAATCCAAATCCCAGCTCCAACATGTGCAGTCTGTTAATGACAAACAAAGATTCAACATCaataaattttcatattttcagTAAAGGGTATATAGAAATGTTGAAAGAATAACCAAACCAATAGAGGACAAAGCAATTAAGAAGTAATTGAAAACAATGTCTTGGGAGTTGGGATTCATACCACTAACAGTTAATACAAAATTTTCTAAGCCCACATGTTGTTCTATATTTCTCACCCTAAAATACTCCTAGGAGTCGTCTGCTGTCATATTCTAGCGGTTGATTTATGTAATGACCTATGCAAAGATTCTTAGTTGAACTggtaaaacagagaaaaaattgTTCTTACTTGTGGAGTAGGTCATCTTGTCTAATAATTTAAGCATAAACTACATGTGGTTGGTTTAATACCAATGCATATAGTTCTGCAGAAAAAGACAGGCTCTGGGTGGTCCAGTGTAGATGTGGTGTCAATGCAAATAGTTACAAATTTCTATGCAAACACATGACAAAGTAAATTAAGAATGACAGTAAGTCTGCAGCAGAAAGAATTTCAAGTGTTGATGAACTTTTACCTGTTGCCAAACTTGAACTTTGGTTTCTTGAAGAATTTGGGGGCTGGTTTGTTCTTGGCAGCATCTCCCAGTTTCTCGGTGACAACCCATTCATTGGCTCTCCCGGCTCCGAATAGGCCGATTAAAGTTGCCTTGGTCCGGTGCAAGGACATCACATTCTCGAAAAGGATCCAGTACAACAAAAGGTGAACTGACCTGCAAATTGAAGAAGATTTTTCATAAGCTACATGGAAGTGTAAATAGACAGACGAGTGATGAAGAAACCAAATGCAGAGTCTACATTACCTTGGAGTTCCAACTGAGTTAAGGATGGCAATGATGGAAGGAATATAAACTGCTCCCCAAATTGGAACATCAACTTCAGGAACAAAAATGGTCAGGGGAAGCACAACACAGTAAAAGAAGAAAGTCACCATGTGGACAATGATCTTCCTAACAAAGAAGAAACTGTAGATGACATAGAATTTCTTCCACAATGTAACTTTCTGCAGCAGTAGGAAAAAAATGACGTTAGAAAATGTCTTGGATTAGTAAAATGTGTGAATATTTTGTCATCCAATTAAACTCGCCTCATTCATTGCTATTTCCATGACAATTTTCCTGAACAGATTAGCTGGACCACAAGACCATCGGTGCTGCTGGTTACGGTAGTCATTGAAGGTACTAGGAAGTTCACTTTTCACCTGAACCGAAGATAATTAATCAGTATTCGAGTTCATGTCATGTAACTTCGCACAGATAAGTAAATCGCAAATATAACTTCACACCATCTACCTGAAGGTCACCAAGGTACAAAAATTTCCAGCCTCTGAGACCAGCTCGGACAGCAAGATCCATATCCTCCACTGTTGAACGATCTTTCCACCCACCTGCCTCATTAATAGTAGCAATTCTCAACACACCAGCAGTTCCTGCAATATATCAATATGTCAAATACAACTGCTACAGTTGTAAATGGAAGATGAAAATGAGCAGTATCCATTTCATTGTTTAAAAATGATCATCTCTGTAAGAACGATCAGAGTAAAACTATGTGCAATAATGTGATAAAAACTTGTTTACCAGGGGGTTGAACAGAAACTTGACAATGAAAATGCACATATGTATTTAAGTTAGAGAAAacatcacaaatggtgtatgaactttaggcaTTTTTATACTTTGGTgtatcaactttcataactatcagaatggtgtatcaagtttgctccaatctttcattttggtgcacgccgttaaattttcagttatctttgcaaaaaaaaaaaaaaaaaaaaactgacaaaactaaaggaaagataacggaattttttttttttgcaaaaataacggaaaatttaacggcgtacaccaaaatgaaatatttgagcaaacttgatacaccattctgatagttatgaaagttagtacaccaaagtgtagaaatgccTAAAATTCATACACCATTAGTGAATATATCCCTTTAAATTAAAGTCATGGATCGGTCAAGGATCCACTAAAATCAAGACAAAAACATTAAACCTTTAAATGAGAATAATCAATGTCAATTGATCCAcaagtttgacttttgaagatcaaattttcttgtttaaaaaCCAACAACTTTGGCAACGGTTAGATTTTAGATGTAACCTAGCACTCCATTAAATTAGACCACAACATGACTGCTGATGCTGATGATAATGATATAATGACGATGACACTCCAACATCTCCCGGCACCTCTAGTTGTCGAAGCTAAAGGCTTGGTCTAGCAGACTTGGTCAGAATTATTTTCCAGTCACTCTCACATACCAACTAAGAACCAGAAAATGAAAGAACCAAGCTTGGTCCTGGCATAGGGAACTGACATTAAAAACAAACCATATGAATGAGAAAAATAACTCACCGTTGAAGCTAAAGAAGGCATGTGTTGCTGACCCAACTTCTTGTTCAACTGTGAAATGGTAATCCAATGACATCTCTTGCATTCTTGTCAGCAAGCACTCGTCCGCGTTCACTACAAAACCAATGTCAATGTCATTActcaccaaaaataaaaaataaaaaataaaataaaaatataattgcGGCCCCCATCaataatagaaaagaaaaatacataagaatggattcaaatttgcCCACCCAATAAAAAGCTATCATGTATGATAACTCATAATTATAGGCTAACTATGGTTAACTTAATAAATtctcagaaaagagaaaaagtaatttaataataa
It encodes:
- the LOC112165658 gene encoding glucomannan 4-beta-mannosyltransferase 2 gives rise to the protein MAESTKVLIPETFQGGSSFDIAGQIGLIWELIKAPLIVPLLRVGVYVSLAMVLMLFVERVYMGIVIVLVKMFWKKPEKRYNYEPIQEDLGLGSSNFPMVLVQIPMFNEREVYKISIGAACGLSWPSDRLVIQVLDDSTDPTIKKMVEAECQRWARKGINIVYQIRETRGGYKAGALKEGLKRSYVKHCEYVAIMDADFRPEPDFLRRAIPFLVQNPEIALVQARWRFVNADECLLTRMQEMSLDYHFTVEQEVGSATHAFFSFNGTAGVLRIATINEAGGWKDRSTVEDMDLAVRAGLRGWKFLYLGDLQVKSELPSTFNDYRNQQHRWSCGPANLFRKIVMEIAMNEKVTLWKKFYVIYSFFFVRKIIVHMVTFFFYCVVLPLTIFVPEVDVPIWGAVYIPSIIAILNSVGTPRSVHLLLYWILFENVMSLHRTKATLIGLFGAGRANEWVVTEKLGDAAKNKPAPKFFKKPKFKFGNRLHMLELGFGLFLFFCGCYDYVHGKNKYFIYLFLQTITFLICGFGYVGTIIPTSS